Proteins from one Synechococcus sp. UW179A genomic window:
- a CDS encoding winged helix-turn-helix domain-containing protein — MTVVHGSMAGSFQDAVVLLVGPEAAALAERLRASGYAPINWTVGAESDLVNGSDPAPVAAILASDQGSRVLELRSRFEALPILIGVSDDSIAARESVLAFGADDFWFTFSAPSDLLQRLRLHLSIQSRSALRPPLLQLADLSVDISSRQVRRGSRSLVLTAREYALLVLLLEERGRVVSRDRILRDVWKDDQGSSSNVIEVYVRYLRQKLEEGGEPRLIHTIRGRGYCLNDGFPSLRHM, encoded by the coding sequence ATGACCGTTGTGCATGGCTCCATGGCAGGCAGCTTTCAAGATGCCGTTGTTCTGCTGGTTGGCCCCGAGGCGGCAGCACTGGCGGAACGTCTGAGGGCTTCGGGATACGCTCCGATTAACTGGACCGTTGGTGCTGAAAGCGATCTGGTCAACGGTTCCGACCCAGCCCCGGTTGCTGCGATCCTGGCTAGCGACCAGGGATCAAGGGTTCTCGAGCTGCGCTCTCGTTTTGAGGCACTGCCGATTCTGATCGGAGTGAGCGACGACAGTATTGCCGCCCGGGAGTCGGTGTTGGCCTTCGGTGCGGATGATTTTTGGTTCACTTTCAGTGCCCCGAGCGATTTGCTGCAGCGGTTGCGCTTGCATCTTTCGATTCAATCCCGCAGTGCACTGAGACCTCCGCTGCTGCAGCTCGCTGATCTCAGCGTGGACATCAGTTCCAGGCAGGTGCGTCGCGGTTCTCGGTCTCTTGTCCTCACGGCCAGGGAATATGCGCTCTTGGTGCTGTTGCTGGAGGAGCGGGGCAGGGTTGTGAGCAGAGATCGCATCCTCCGGGATGTCTGGAAGGATGACCAGGGTTCCTCCAGCAACGTGATCGAGGTGTATGTCCGTTACCTGCGCCAGAAACTCGAGGAAGGCGGGGAGCCTCGTTTGATTCATACGATCCGTGGTCGGGGCTATTGCCTCAACGACGGCTTCCCGAGCCTGCGCCACATGTGA
- a CDS encoding DUF3611 family protein: protein MADRLDFQLLALGLRRTAWIRFWIQTALGVVVVGVLLFNNIGGSLSRNADRAVGLSPGLSLTTLSFLVLLFSLWQGWLIVRLGRALDSGARPSRGEASRLLKRGILADLLGLVFASIGYQSLAGALFVQASSQTPGIAIGGAGAAENLAITSLEMLSVLSNTQVLFAHLIGLLFSLWMLQRIYRTR from the coding sequence ATGGCCGATCGGCTCGACTTCCAGCTGCTGGCCCTTGGCCTGCGGCGCACTGCCTGGATTCGTTTCTGGATTCAGACCGCTCTCGGTGTGGTGGTGGTGGGGGTGCTGTTGTTCAACAACATCGGCGGCAGCCTGTCCCGCAATGCAGATCGGGCCGTTGGCTTGAGCCCGGGCCTGTCGCTGACCACGCTTTCGTTTTTAGTCCTGTTATTCAGCCTTTGGCAAGGGTGGTTGATCGTGCGTCTTGGCCGTGCGCTCGATAGTGGCGCCCGCCCCAGTCGCGGCGAGGCCAGCCGTCTGCTCAAACGCGGAATCCTGGCTGACCTGCTGGGGTTGGTGTTCGCGTCGATCGGGTATCAATCATTGGCCGGAGCCCTGTTTGTTCAGGCGTCGTCGCAAACACCTGGTATTGCCATCGGTGGTGCTGGTGCAGCAGAAAACCTGGCGATCACTTCACTGGAGATGCTCTCGGTGTTGAGCAACACCCAGGTGCTGTTCGCCCATCTGATCGGCTTGCTGTTCTCCCTCTGGATGCTGCAGCGGATCTACCGGACCCGTTGA
- a CDS encoding NAD(+) kinase has translation MPRVGLIVNDGKPLAVEIAGKIHSRLELVGHEVIRASSSGGMVGFANPDQHLRMLGYNACVPEGFDHSMVLAIVLGGDGTVLSAARQTAPVGVPILTINTGHLGFLAEAYLDDLDHALDQVLTQQWTIEERANLVVSVMRGDQRRWEALSLNEMALHREPLTSMCHFEIAIGRHAPVDISADGVILSTPTGSTAYALSAGGPVITPDCPVLQLTPIAPHSLASRALVFSDAEPVTVFPATPERLMMVVDGCAGCYVWPEDRVLIRRSDHPVRFVRLRDHEFFQVLRNKLGWGLPHVAKPDRS, from the coding sequence GTGCCCCGTGTCGGACTGATCGTCAATGACGGCAAGCCGCTGGCGGTAGAAATCGCGGGCAAAATTCATTCGCGTCTTGAGCTGGTTGGTCACGAGGTGATCCGTGCCAGCAGCTCAGGCGGGATGGTTGGGTTCGCGAATCCCGATCAGCACCTACGCATGCTGGGGTACAACGCCTGCGTCCCAGAGGGCTTTGATCACTCGATGGTCTTGGCAATCGTGCTGGGTGGCGACGGCACGGTGTTGTCCGCAGCGCGTCAGACCGCTCCTGTGGGAGTACCGATTCTCACCATCAATACAGGACATCTCGGCTTCTTGGCAGAGGCTTATCTCGATGATCTGGATCATGCTCTGGATCAGGTACTCACCCAGCAGTGGACCATCGAAGAGCGGGCCAATCTGGTGGTGAGTGTGATGCGCGGTGATCAGCGCCGTTGGGAAGCGTTGTCACTCAATGAGATGGCGTTACACAGGGAACCGCTCACGAGCATGTGTCATTTCGAGATCGCCATCGGTCGCCATGCTCCTGTGGATATCTCTGCCGATGGAGTGATTTTGTCGACCCCGACGGGGTCTACCGCCTATGCACTCAGTGCCGGGGGACCGGTGATCACGCCGGACTGCCCGGTGCTGCAGCTCACGCCGATCGCTCCCCATTCGCTGGCTTCAAGGGCGTTGGTGTTCAGTGATGCTGAGCCTGTCACCGTTTTCCCCGCCACACCTGAACGCCTGATGATGGTGGTGGACGGCTGTGCAGGTTGTTATGTGTGGCCGGAAGATCGTGTTTTGATTCGCCGCAGTGATCATCCCGTTCGCTTTGTGCGTCTCAGGGACCATGAGTTTTTTCAGGTTCTACGCAACAAACTGGGCTGGGGGTTGCCCCATGTGGCCAAGCCCGATCGTTCATGA
- a CDS encoding rubrerythrin family protein, with protein sequence MNTLKIQSSTQTNLEAAFGGESMASRKYLFFADVAKKLGNQELARLFRETAAQETEHAFAHFRLLHPELVFDNPEDLSEDFKQMLLARCLELAIEGEVYEYTTMYPAFAAEAFQDEDHAAGEEFQEQGEESKEHANMFHSAAKNFGLLTAIEKHHAERYGVALSALKGDGEPGESEQPVSNQWICKKCSMIYDPVAGDPDSGIAPGTPFEAIPDDWSCPICGVTKASFVPYRTAQLKAA encoded by the coding sequence ATGAACACACTAAAAATTCAATCCTCGACTCAGACGAACCTCGAGGCGGCTTTCGGTGGTGAAAGCATGGCGAGCCGCAAGTATCTGTTCTTTGCCGATGTTGCGAAAAAGCTCGGTAATCAGGAACTGGCGCGTTTGTTTCGAGAGACTGCAGCACAGGAAACAGAACATGCATTTGCACACTTTCGTCTGTTGCATCCAGAACTGGTGTTTGACAATCCTGAGGACCTCAGTGAGGACTTCAAACAGATGTTGCTAGCCCGATGCCTCGAGTTGGCGATTGAAGGTGAAGTGTATGAATACACCACGATGTATCCAGCATTTGCAGCTGAAGCTTTTCAAGATGAAGATCATGCTGCAGGTGAGGAATTCCAAGAGCAGGGTGAAGAATCAAAAGAGCATGCAAATATGTTCCATTCAGCTGCTAAGAACTTTGGACTCCTAACTGCGATTGAAAAACATCACGCTGAACGCTACGGAGTGGCTCTTTCTGCACTGAAAGGTGATGGAGAGCCTGGCGAGTCGGAGCAACCAGTATCCAATCAATGGATCTGTAAGAAATGCTCGATGATTTATGATCCTGTCGCTGGTGATCCTGATTCAGGCATTGCTCCAGGTACGCCATTTGAAGCCATCCCTGATGATTGGAGTTGTCCAATCTGCGGTGTTACAAAAGCAAGTTTTGTTCCTTATCGCACTGCTCAGTTGAAGGCTGCTTGA
- the surE gene encoding 5'/3'-nucleotidase SurE, giving the protein MAPLRILISNDDGIFADGIKALALAAATRGHQVAVVCPDKERSATGHGITLQHPIRAERADQLFGQGITAWACSGTPADCVKLAICELLETPPDLVLSGINHGPNLGTDIFCSGTVAAALEGTLEGRPAMAVSSACFKWREFEGAAVLAMDTAESALREGWPSNLLLNLNLPPCKPETMGPMRWTRLSIRRYREQFSPRTDPQGRSYYWLAGKLVEDLKSGGDGPRDWPTDVAQIGSNSPSLTPIEPELFWRGSLSGLPQVEIDGQRVR; this is encoded by the coding sequence ATGGCCCCGCTGCGGATTCTGATCAGCAATGACGACGGCATCTTCGCCGACGGAATCAAGGCCCTGGCCCTGGCCGCCGCGACCCGAGGCCATCAGGTGGCCGTGGTCTGTCCCGACAAAGAACGCTCGGCAACCGGCCATGGCATCACCCTTCAGCACCCGATCCGAGCTGAACGGGCCGACCAGCTGTTCGGCCAGGGCATTACAGCCTGGGCCTGCAGTGGGACCCCTGCCGATTGCGTGAAACTGGCCATCTGCGAACTGCTAGAGACCCCGCCGGACCTGGTGCTGTCGGGGATCAACCACGGCCCGAATCTCGGCACCGACATCTTCTGCTCAGGCACCGTGGCAGCGGCGTTGGAAGGCACCCTGGAAGGCCGTCCGGCCATGGCGGTGAGCAGTGCCTGCTTCAAATGGCGGGAATTCGAGGGGGCCGCTGTGCTCGCCATGGATACGGCCGAATCAGCGCTGCGGGAGGGATGGCCTAGCAATCTGCTGCTCAACTTGAACCTGCCCCCTTGCAAGCCTGAAACCATGGGCCCCATGCGCTGGACCAGGCTGTCGATTCGTCGATACAGGGAGCAGTTCAGTCCGCGAACAGATCCGCAGGGTCGTTCGTATTACTGGCTGGCGGGGAAACTGGTTGAAGACCTGAAGTCAGGGGGCGATGGTCCCCGCGACTGGCCCACGGATGTAGCCCAGATCGGAAGCAATTCACCCTCGCTCACACCGATTGAACCGGAACTGTTCTGGCGTGGATCACTCAGTGGCCTGCCACAGGTTGAAATTGATGGTCAACGGGTCCGGTAG
- the pheS gene encoding phenylalanine--tRNA ligase subunit alpha → MSATVSLQQLTDQLEALEAEAAEAISAAADAEALEQLRIGLLGKKGRLSGVLGAMGKLPGEERPLVGQRANVLKSQVQTLLSDRLQAVKQAAMEARIASETLDVTAPAQGIPMGHRHPLVTTTEEIVDLFCGLGYQVVEGPEVETDHHNFTALNIPPDHPARDMQDTFYLKDNLLLRTHTSPVQIRHLENHAPPVRIVAPGRVYRRDAVDATHSPVFHQVEVLAIDENLDFSHLRGTVMAFLKAFFGDLPVRFRASYFPFTEPSAEVDVQWRGRWLEVMGCGMVDPAVLEGLGLDPERYSGFAAGVGVERFCMVRHGIDDIRRLYTSDLRFLEQF, encoded by the coding sequence TTGAGCGCCACCGTGTCCCTGCAGCAGCTCACCGACCAGCTAGAGGCGCTTGAAGCTGAGGCTGCTGAAGCGATCTCTGCAGCGGCTGATGCTGAGGCCCTTGAGCAGCTTCGGATCGGATTGCTCGGCAAGAAGGGTCGCCTCTCAGGAGTGCTGGGTGCCATGGGCAAGCTTCCTGGTGAAGAACGGCCCTTGGTTGGTCAGCGCGCCAACGTGCTCAAATCCCAGGTTCAAACTCTGCTGAGCGACCGACTGCAGGCGGTGAAGCAGGCGGCGATGGAAGCCCGGATCGCGTCTGAGACCCTCGATGTGACCGCTCCTGCCCAGGGGATTCCCATGGGTCATCGCCATCCCCTGGTCACGACCACCGAGGAGATCGTTGACCTGTTCTGCGGCCTTGGATACCAGGTGGTTGAAGGCCCTGAAGTGGAAACCGATCACCACAACTTCACTGCTCTGAACATCCCGCCGGATCATCCCGCCCGGGATATGCAGGACACCTTTTACCTCAAGGACAATCTGCTGCTGCGCACCCACACCTCGCCGGTGCAGATTCGTCACCTCGAAAACCATGCGCCGCCGGTGAGGATTGTGGCGCCTGGTCGTGTTTATCGCCGGGATGCGGTTGATGCCACCCATTCGCCGGTGTTTCATCAGGTGGAGGTGCTCGCGATTGATGAGAACCTCGATTTCAGCCATCTGCGCGGCACGGTGATGGCTTTCCTCAAGGCATTTTTCGGGGATCTGCCCGTGCGCTTTCGCGCCAGTTATTTCCCGTTCACGGAGCCGTCTGCCGAAGTGGACGTGCAGTGGCGCGGCCGCTGGTTGGAAGTGATGGGCTGCGGCATGGTTGATCCCGCCGTGTTGGAGGGTCTGGGTTTGGATCCCGAGCGTTACAGCGGTTTTGCCGCTGGTGTGGGAGTGGAGCGTTTCTGCATGGTGCGCCACGGAATTGATGACATTCGCCGTCTCTACACCAGTGATCTTCGTTTTCTGGAGCAGTTTTGA
- a CDS encoding AarF/ABC1/UbiB kinase family protein: MSVLSVFDGSTRAVEIVRIVSRHEWSFLSQLLRRGHAAETRLPLPSVLCNLLTELGPVYVKLGQLLSTRPDLLSDDYIEALSRLQANVPPAAWPEVREQMAQELGSDVSSVFGSFEEEPIAAGSVGQVYRANLQNGPKVAVKVLRPGIESQVQEDGRLLRKIAAMASATALGGQYDFVGLADQVLEALGRELDFRIEAENTLRLQRCLAASSFVPNGKLRLPNVEENLSGQRVLVLEWIDGDSILTAAARQFLEAGPGIASTTSAMLGAFVEQYFVEGFFHADPHPGNLKVQADGTVILLDAGMVGQFDPRTRSNLLDLVLALINQDAARATDLLEQIAPPARGVRVDRQQLQRQLDQLISRSFSKPLQELNFALFLAELLQLANRTGLCVPGTLGLFVKSVTNLEGVGCSLNPAFSFTGEMQPLVAKLLARSVMLPQQRLMQFGLDLRNLSIDSPRQLSQLLRRFSSDELSFALQIEGLESLRRTLDRLSRRVSLAILVAALLLSATLMATLAQQQLLRNVSEALFIVATVFGIWLIVSLLKPSRR, encoded by the coding sequence ATGTCCGTGCTCTCTGTTTTCGACGGTTCCACGCGGGCGGTGGAGATCGTGCGGATCGTCAGTCGCCATGAATGGTCATTTCTATCCCAGTTGCTGCGCCGCGGTCATGCCGCTGAGACGCGTCTGCCGTTGCCCTCAGTGCTGTGCAATCTGCTCACCGAGCTCGGGCCTGTTTATGTGAAGTTGGGCCAGCTGCTGAGCACGCGTCCCGACCTGCTGTCGGATGACTACATCGAGGCTCTCAGCCGGCTTCAGGCCAATGTTCCTCCGGCGGCCTGGCCAGAAGTGCGTGAACAGATGGCCCAGGAGCTCGGTTCCGACGTCAGCTCGGTTTTCGGCAGTTTTGAGGAAGAACCCATTGCCGCAGGCAGTGTCGGCCAGGTGTATCGCGCCAATCTCCAAAACGGGCCGAAGGTGGCGGTGAAAGTGCTGCGGCCTGGTATCGAATCCCAAGTGCAGGAGGATGGTCGTCTGTTGCGTAAAATCGCCGCAATGGCGTCGGCGACCGCGCTCGGTGGCCAATACGACTTCGTGGGGCTTGCCGACCAAGTCCTCGAAGCTCTTGGTCGCGAGCTGGATTTCCGGATTGAAGCTGAAAACACACTTCGGCTACAGCGCTGCCTGGCGGCTTCCAGCTTTGTGCCCAATGGAAAGCTGAGGCTTCCAAACGTGGAGGAAAACCTCTCCGGTCAGCGGGTGCTGGTGCTCGAGTGGATTGATGGTGACTCGATCCTGACTGCAGCAGCGAGACAGTTCCTTGAGGCTGGTCCAGGCATTGCCTCCACCACCAGCGCCATGCTGGGTGCCTTTGTCGAGCAGTACTTCGTTGAGGGTTTCTTTCATGCCGACCCTCACCCCGGCAATCTCAAAGTTCAGGCTGATGGCACGGTGATCCTGCTTGATGCCGGCATGGTGGGTCAGTTTGATCCACGCACCCGCAGCAACCTGCTGGATCTGGTGCTGGCGCTCATCAATCAGGATGCTGCGCGCGCCACTGATCTTCTTGAGCAGATTGCGCCGCCTGCACGTGGCGTGCGGGTGGATCGCCAGCAGCTGCAGCGACAGCTCGATCAGTTGATTTCTCGCAGTTTTTCCAAGCCGCTGCAAGAGCTGAATTTCGCGCTGTTCTTGGCGGAGCTGCTGCAGTTGGCCAACCGCACAGGTCTCTGTGTGCCAGGCACTCTGGGATTGTTTGTGAAGTCGGTCACCAATTTGGAGGGCGTGGGCTGTTCGCTCAATCCCGCATTCAGCTTCACCGGTGAGATGCAGCCTCTTGTGGCCAAACTGCTGGCGAGATCGGTGATGTTGCCGCAGCAGCGTTTGATGCAGTTCGGCCTTGACCTGCGCAACCTCTCAATTGACTCACCCAGACAACTGAGTCAGTTGTTGCGTCGTTTTAGCAGTGATGAGCTGTCATTCGCCCTGCAGATCGAGGGCCTCGAATCCCTGCGCAGAACCCTGGATCGTTTGTCGCGACGGGTGTCTTTGGCGATTCTGGTGGCGGCTCTGCTGCTCAGCGCCACACTGATGGCCACCCTTGCTCAACAGCAGCTGCTGCGCAACGTGAGTGAGGCGCTATTCATTGTTGCGACCGTGTTCGGGATCTGGTTGATCGTGTCACTGCTGAAACCCAGCAGACGCTGA
- a CDS encoding DUF192 domain-containing protein produces MDQPPLPPQILPIEARWCLEQRPASCIALEVADQPEEQRKGLMQRPALPPLRGMWFPARSAQPLRFWMRHTLAPLDMVFIRDGRVLDIAANVPICAALPCPSYWADADGNGRADFVDGVIEIGAGEALRLNIRSGDAVTIEAVSAN; encoded by the coding sequence ATGGATCAGCCACCTCTGCCTCCTCAGATCTTGCCGATCGAAGCGCGTTGGTGCCTGGAGCAGCGCCCTGCGAGTTGTATTGCTCTGGAAGTGGCTGATCAGCCTGAAGAGCAGCGGAAGGGACTCATGCAGCGCCCTGCCCTGCCGCCCCTCCGAGGGATGTGGTTTCCGGCCCGATCGGCTCAGCCGCTGCGTTTTTGGATGCGTCATACCCTCGCTCCCCTGGACATGGTGTTTATCCGTGACGGCAGGGTGCTCGACATCGCAGCCAACGTGCCGATTTGTGCGGCATTGCCTTGTCCTTCCTATTGGGCTGATGCTGATGGCAATGGTCGAGCGGATTTTGTTGATGGCGTGATCGAAATTGGCGCGGGTGAAGCACTGCGCTTGAACATTCGTTCGGGCGATGCAGTGACGATTGAAGCAGTCAGCGCCAATTAA